The proteins below are encoded in one region of Segatella copri:
- the ileS gene encoding isoleucine--tRNA ligase: MAKKFAEHNGLNLTQTNNDVLAAWEKNDIFHKSIDEREGCPQFIFFEGPPSANGHPGIHHVLARSIKDTFNRYKTMKGFQVHRKAGWDTHGLPVELGVEKELGITKKDIDNKASEKYISTEDYNHKCRENVMKFTAEWRELTEKMGYFVDLDHPYITYDNKYIETLWWLLKQLYNKGMLYKGYTIQPYSPGAGTGLSSHELNQPGCYRDVKDLTTTAQFLIKDPKAEWTKWGKPYFIAWTTTPWTLPSNVALCVGPKIDYVAIETYNLYNGEPMTLVMAEALVGSYLKADQECKEGDLLPFDKEKKQCPWRIIDHMKGTDLEGMHYEQLLPWVKPCEKVDLFAPAFVTEYAAAHPEKVFASEDGRDQFVEMESEAFRVILGDYVTTDDGTGIVHIAPTFGADDAKVAKDANIPALYLINKKGETRPMVDLQGKFYLIEDLDANFVNACVNKEAYAHHAGGYVKNAYDPQFNVDGVWDKKASDKAEDLNIVLCYELKQEGKAFKSEKHVHNYPHCWRTDKPILYYPLDSWFIKDTARKERMVELNKTINWQPESTGTGRFGNWLENLNDWNLSRSRFWGTPLPIWRDENRGEKCIGSLEELYAEIEKSVAAGIMQSNPLKENGFVPGDYSQENYDKIDLHRPYVDKIVLVNEEGKPMYRESDLIDVWFDSGSMPYAQLHYPFEGEMARGTEADRDALIHSTYEGYAIPPKFYPADFINEGVDQTRGWFFTLHAIATMVFDSVAFKNVISSGLVLDAKGNKMSKHVGNVTNPFEMIDKYGADPVRFYMMTNSEPWDNLKFDPNGVDETRRKFFGTLYNTYSFFALYANVDGFDAEAAQVPFEKCPEIDRWILSSLNTLIKGVDRELAGYDPTRAGRLIDAFVNDDLSNWYVRLNRKRFWGKEMSEDKLSAYQTLYTCLMTVAKLLAPFAPFYADELYHDLGGELESVHLDKFPVADEAAIDADLEERMAIAQKITSMVLALRRKVNIKVRQPLQQIMIPAVDDVQKAHIEAVAGLLKNEVNVKEVNFIEGQGILVKKVKCNFRVMGKKFGKLMKGVAAQMSALDQDQIAAFEKAGNITLNIDGQEAVVEVADVEIISEDIPGWLVSNEGNLTVALEVELTPELKKEGMARELINRIQNLRKETGLEITDRINVTVAPNEETNAAIESFADYIKGQVLADSIEIGDNAGVETEFDDFKLNILVEKN, encoded by the coding sequence ATGGCTAAGAAATTTGCCGAGCACAACGGTCTGAATTTGACTCAGACAAACAATGACGTACTAGCAGCGTGGGAGAAAAATGATATCTTCCACAAGTCTATCGACGAGCGTGAAGGCTGCCCTCAGTTTATCTTCTTCGAGGGACCTCCATCAGCTAATGGCCACCCGGGTATTCACCACGTGTTGGCACGTAGTATCAAGGATACATTCAACAGATACAAGACCATGAAGGGTTTCCAGGTTCACCGTAAGGCGGGATGGGATACCCACGGACTCCCTGTTGAACTCGGTGTCGAGAAGGAACTCGGCATCACCAAGAAGGATATCGACAACAAGGCTTCAGAGAAGTATATCTCTACTGAGGATTACAACCACAAGTGCCGCGAGAACGTGATGAAGTTCACCGCTGAGTGGCGCGAGTTGACTGAGAAGATGGGTTACTTCGTAGATCTCGATCATCCTTATATCACCTACGATAACAAGTATATCGAGACTCTCTGGTGGCTCCTCAAGCAGCTCTACAACAAGGGGATGCTCTACAAGGGTTACACCATCCAGCCATACTCTCCAGGTGCAGGTACAGGCTTGAGCTCTCACGAGTTGAACCAGCCTGGCTGCTATCGCGATGTTAAGGACCTCACCACCACAGCCCAGTTCCTCATCAAGGATCCTAAGGCTGAGTGGACCAAGTGGGGCAAGCCATACTTCATCGCATGGACCACTACACCTTGGACTTTGCCATCAAACGTGGCTCTCTGTGTGGGTCCTAAGATTGACTATGTAGCCATCGAGACCTACAACCTCTACAATGGCGAGCCTATGACACTCGTGATGGCTGAGGCTCTGGTAGGTTCTTATCTGAAGGCAGACCAGGAGTGCAAGGAAGGCGATCTCCTGCCATTCGACAAGGAGAAGAAGCAGTGCCCATGGCGCATTATCGACCACATGAAGGGTACCGACCTCGAAGGCATGCACTACGAGCAGCTCCTGCCATGGGTAAAGCCATGCGAGAAGGTTGATCTCTTCGCACCGGCTTTCGTAACAGAATATGCTGCTGCTCATCCTGAGAAGGTGTTCGCTTCTGAGGATGGTCGCGATCAGTTCGTCGAGATGGAGAGTGAGGCTTTCCGCGTAATCCTCGGCGACTACGTTACTACCGATGACGGTACAGGTATCGTGCACATCGCTCCTACATTCGGTGCCGATGATGCCAAGGTGGCTAAGGATGCCAACATCCCAGCTCTCTACCTTATTAATAAGAAGGGCGAGACCCGCCCAATGGTTGACCTCCAGGGTAAGTTCTATCTCATCGAAGACCTCGATGCCAACTTCGTGAACGCTTGCGTCAACAAGGAGGCATATGCTCATCACGCAGGCGGCTACGTGAAGAATGCCTACGACCCACAGTTTAATGTGGATGGCGTCTGGGACAAGAAGGCTTCTGATAAGGCTGAAGACCTGAACATCGTACTCTGCTACGAGTTGAAGCAGGAGGGCAAGGCTTTCAAGAGCGAGAAGCACGTGCACAACTATCCTCACTGTTGGCGTACCGACAAGCCTATCCTCTATTATCCATTGGATAGCTGGTTTATCAAGGATACAGCCCGCAAGGAGCGCATGGTAGAACTCAACAAGACCATCAACTGGCAGCCTGAGAGCACCGGTACAGGCCGTTTCGGCAACTGGCTTGAGAACCTGAACGACTGGAACCTTTCACGTTCCCGCTTCTGGGGTACTCCATTGCCAATCTGGCGTGACGAGAACCGTGGCGAGAAGTGCATCGGCAGCCTTGAGGAACTCTATGCTGAAATCGAGAAGTCTGTGGCTGCCGGTATCATGCAGAGCAACCCATTGAAGGAGAATGGTTTCGTTCCTGGCGACTACAGTCAGGAGAACTATGATAAGATTGACCTCCACCGTCCATACGTTGACAAGATTGTATTGGTTAACGAGGAGGGCAAGCCAATGTATCGTGAGAGCGACCTCATCGACGTTTGGTTCGATTCAGGTTCAATGCCTTACGCCCAGCTCCACTACCCATTCGAGGGTGAGATGGCCCGTGGCACAGAGGCAGACCGCGATGCACTCATCCACAGCACCTACGAGGGATATGCTATTCCTCCTAAGTTCTATCCAGCCGACTTCATCAACGAGGGCGTGGATCAGACCCGTGGATGGTTCTTTACCCTGCACGCCATCGCTACCATGGTATTCGATAGCGTAGCCTTCAAGAACGTAATCTCTTCTGGTCTCGTTCTCGATGCCAAGGGTAACAAGATGAGTAAGCACGTGGGTAACGTAACCAACCCATTCGAGATGATTGATAAGTATGGTGCCGATCCTGTTCGTTTCTATATGATGACCAACAGCGAGCCTTGGGACAACCTCAAGTTCGACCCTAATGGTGTGGACGAGACCCGTCGTAAGTTCTTCGGTACCTTATATAATACCTACAGCTTCTTCGCCCTCTATGCTAATGTAGATGGTTTCGATGCAGAGGCTGCTCAGGTGCCATTCGAGAAGTGCCCAGAGATTGACCGCTGGATTCTCTCTTCACTCAATACCCTCATCAAGGGCGTTGACAGAGAGTTGGCTGGCTATGATCCAACCCGCGCAGGCCGTCTCATCGATGCTTTCGTCAACGATGACCTCTCTAACTGGTACGTTCGTCTGAACCGTAAACGTTTCTGGGGTAAGGAGATGAGCGAGGATAAGCTGAGTGCTTACCAGACTCTCTATACCTGCCTGATGACAGTGGCTAAGCTGCTGGCACCATTCGCTCCATTCTATGCAGACGAGTTGTATCACGACTTGGGCGGCGAGTTGGAGAGCGTACATCTCGATAAGTTCCCTGTAGCTGATGAGGCTGCTATCGATGCCGACCTGGAGGAGCGTATGGCCATCGCCCAGAAGATTACTTCTATGGTATTGGCTTTGCGCCGCAAGGTGAACATCAAGGTGCGTCAGCCACTCCAGCAGATCATGATTCCTGCAGTAGATGATGTACAGAAGGCACACATCGAGGCAGTAGCAGGACTGTTGAAGAACGAGGTGAACGTGAAGGAGGTTAACTTCATTGAGGGTCAGGGTATTCTCGTAAAGAAGGTGAAGTGTAACTTTAGAGTGATGGGTAAGAAGTTCGGCAAGCTGATGAAGGGTGTTGCTGCCCAGATGTCAGCGCTCGATCAGGACCAGATTGCAGCTTTTGAGAAGGCAGGCAACATCACATTGAATATCGACGGACAGGAAGCCGTGGTAGAGGTAGCCGACGTGGAGATTATCTCTGAGGATATTCCAGGATGGCTCGTATCTAACGAGGGCAATCTGACCGTAGCGCTTGAGGTAGAGTTGACCCCAGAATTGAAGAAGGAGGGTATGGCTCGTGAGTTGATCAACCGTATCCAGAACCTCCGCAAGGAGACAGGTCTGGAGATTACCGACCGCATCAACGTAACTGTGGCTCCTAATGAGGAGACCAACGCAGCCATCGAGTCATTCGCCGACTACATCAAGGGTCAGGTATTAGCAGACAGCATCGAAATCGGTGACAACGCAGGTGTTGAGACCGAGTTTGATGACTTTAAGTTGAACATTCTCGTAGAGAAGAATTAA
- a CDS encoding lipoprotein signal peptidase yields MEKTSKIKYGWLVTAMVVVLLVIDQIIKVYIKTHFCLGESVRVTDWFYIEFVENNGMAWGMSFIGKFWLSLLRLVAICALSIYLHRIIKRGTYRLLYIILVALVLTGAIGNMIDSIFYGLIFTGASPYYVSYLVPFGEGYAPVLMGKVVDMFRFPFFTYTWPEWFPFWGGQHGTFFDPVFNFADSCVSVGIISLLLFCRKELEALGGDDKEKKVKDSSFIETAEEKIKSQSQENKEDK; encoded by the coding sequence ATGGAGAAAACAAGTAAAATTAAATACGGATGGCTCGTCACGGCAATGGTGGTTGTGCTTCTTGTTATCGATCAGATTATCAAGGTGTACATCAAGACCCATTTTTGCCTTGGCGAGTCTGTTCGTGTTACTGATTGGTTTTATATCGAATTTGTTGAGAACAACGGAATGGCTTGGGGTATGTCGTTTATCGGCAAGTTCTGGCTAAGTCTGTTGCGCCTGGTAGCCATCTGTGCTTTGAGCATTTATCTGCATCGCATCATTAAGCGTGGTACCTATCGCTTGTTATACATCATTTTGGTGGCGCTGGTTCTGACAGGTGCAATCGGCAATATGATTGATTCCATCTTCTACGGACTTATCTTCACCGGTGCCTCACCTTATTATGTATCTTATCTTGTGCCTTTCGGCGAGGGGTATGCACCCGTGCTCATGGGCAAGGTGGTTGATATGTTCCGCTTTCCGTTCTTCACCTATACATGGCCTGAATGGTTCCCTTTCTGGGGTGGACAGCATGGTACATTCTTCGATCCTGTATTCAATTTTGCAGATTCCTGTGTATCAGTCGGCATCATTTCTCTCTTGCTTTTCTGTAGAAAAGAACTGGAAGCTCTCGGAGGTGATGATAAGGAGAAGAAGGTTAAAGATTCTTCTTTTATTGAAACTGCTGAAGAAAAGATAAAGTCTCAATCTCAAGAAAATAAGGAGGACAAGTAA
- a CDS encoding alpha-amylase family glycosyl hydrolase: protein MATDTFTSNRTDFRDESIYFMITTRFYDGDPSNNVLCWDNQEAQKSTKDPCWRGDFQGVIDKLDYIKALGFTAIWITPVVQNASGYDYHGYHAMDFSKVDCRYQSGDGKKSGDVMFQELIDKAHAKGIKIILDIVLNHTSNFGEEKLCKMFDRDTHLRNQAYIDACMIPDERKLGNDYLGNVKIQYQRRLALMKNTDGNNHDIHNYWHHTANNWNWDFPSRWMGQIAGDCVDLNTENDYVAKYLVDCYGQFIKMGVDGFRIDTSGHISRLTFNKEFIPQFEALGKQYENKRLNKAPFFMYGEVCTRMNDVTYRGQANLSCYFYTWKSDEALLNKWDGSKSYWDNQVIPEGSEPVGPQLLCLEETTSPKSNNAKMLNGAWHEPDYSQSSGFNVIDFPMHYSYNTAQQAFSLASGDECYNDATFNVVYVDSHDYSPGPSDTNRFGGTDAQWAENLSLLFTFRGIPCLYYGSEVGFRRGVVIDKGPNGPLSNTGRAYFGGYITGDVEASDFGEYKASGNVAASLNHDVAQHLIRLNKIRQAVPALRKGQWTTDGCTANGGIAFKRAYKDSYALVALNGGATFTDCPAGTYTDLVTGKIYTGPTITVDAPNNQGQVRVLVKDWTGGKLIEDGAFIYETAAQHKGGQTYDGNEEAGTTWIDEAPIQPASVSFSQAGGSFRTETINMTVTLSEDAKSGWYQIQGQDKVNLTPGVSENLTIGEGMNFGDTKTVDWSAEGQDGKVKSGSLTFTKVDPNASIMVYVKAANAPHIHAWTTGTDGKDLTGAWPGKVMAGPVEIDGAKYWTYSFDGVENFNVILNNGNGAQSGEITGITGDIHLEYDGGTSAKKIDAPVNTAAKVTLSPNGGDFQKTISVTATLSNNAKSGWYKIGDGEQVAFTPGKAATFTLGADMMEGESKTVTWSATNTDNETNTGSATFNKIKEVVIPTPTGIFAYFLAPAEWSDIHVWAWNDADNFTGGTWPGVSCIKTDMKKNGLDVWMWKFDGDLTGAPTNIIFNNNGNGVNQTETFAFVNGAVYDRNGKTNEKIDAPVNTAAKVTLSPNGGDFQKTISVTATLSNNAKSGWYKIGDGEQVAFTPGKAATFTLGADMMEGESKTVTWSATNTDNETNTGSATFTKIKEVVIPTPTGIFAYFLAPAEWSDIHVWAWNDADNFTGGTWPGVSCTKTDMKKNGLDVWMWKFDGDLTGAPTNIIFNNNGNGVNQTETFAFVNGAVYDRNGKTNAFENGAVYYRNGKTNESASTGINQVGCKKAPAKLQIYSINGVKVAEVNKVSDAEYVLSPGMYICNGKKFVIK from the coding sequence ATGGCTACAGACACGTTTACCAGCAATCGTACTGATTTCCGAGACGAAAGTATCTATTTCATGATCACCACCCGTTTTTACGATGGAGATCCAAGTAACAACGTGCTCTGCTGGGACAACCAGGAAGCACAGAAGAGTACCAAGGATCCTTGTTGGCGTGGTGACTTCCAGGGTGTGATTGACAAGCTCGACTACATCAAGGCGCTTGGATTCACTGCCATCTGGATTACTCCTGTCGTACAGAACGCTTCTGGTTACGACTACCACGGCTATCATGCCATGGATTTCTCTAAGGTTGACTGCCGCTATCAGAGTGGTGACGGCAAAAAGAGCGGTGACGTGATGTTCCAGGAACTCATCGACAAGGCTCACGCCAAGGGTATCAAGATCATTCTTGACATCGTGCTCAACCACACCAGTAACTTCGGTGAGGAGAAGCTCTGCAAGATGTTCGACCGTGATACTCATCTTCGTAACCAAGCATACATTGATGCTTGTATGATCCCTGATGAGAGAAAGTTGGGCAATGATTACTTGGGCAATGTAAAGATACAGTATCAGCGTCGTCTTGCCCTGATGAAGAATACAGATGGCAATAACCACGATATACACAACTATTGGCACCATACTGCCAACAACTGGAACTGGGACTTCCCAAGCCGTTGGATGGGTCAGATTGCTGGTGATTGTGTGGATCTCAACACAGAGAACGACTACGTGGCTAAGTATCTCGTAGATTGCTATGGACAGTTTATCAAGATGGGTGTCGATGGTTTCCGTATTGATACATCCGGCCACATCTCCCGCTTGACATTCAACAAGGAGTTTATCCCTCAATTTGAAGCACTTGGTAAGCAGTACGAGAACAAGCGCTTGAACAAGGCACCTTTCTTTATGTATGGTGAGGTTTGTACACGTATGAACGATGTAACCTATAGAGGTCAGGCAAACCTCTCTTGCTACTTCTATACCTGGAAGTCGGACGAGGCCTTGCTCAACAAATGGGATGGAAGCAAAAGTTACTGGGATAATCAGGTGATTCCTGAGGGTTCTGAGCCTGTAGGCCCACAACTGCTTTGCTTGGAGGAGACTACTTCTCCAAAGAGCAACAATGCCAAGATGCTCAATGGTGCATGGCACGAGCCAGACTATTCTCAGTCAAGCGGATTCAACGTCATTGACTTCCCTATGCACTACAGCTACAACACTGCCCAACAGGCTTTCAGCTTGGCAAGCGGCGACGAGTGCTATAATGACGCTACTTTCAATGTGGTATATGTAGATAGCCATGACTATAGTCCAGGTCCAAGCGATACCAACCGTTTCGGTGGTACAGATGCTCAGTGGGCTGAGAACCTCTCTCTCTTGTTTACCTTCCGTGGAATCCCATGTCTCTATTATGGTTCTGAGGTAGGTTTCCGTCGTGGTGTAGTAATTGATAAAGGTCCTAATGGTCCTCTTTCTAACACCGGTCGTGCTTACTTCGGTGGTTATATCACAGGTGATGTAGAAGCATCAGACTTCGGTGAATACAAGGCTTCTGGTAATGTGGCTGCCTCTTTGAATCATGATGTGGCTCAGCACCTCATCCGTCTGAACAAGATTCGTCAGGCAGTGCCTGCTCTCCGCAAGGGTCAGTGGACTACAGATGGTTGCACTGCCAATGGCGGTATCGCTTTCAAGCGTGCTTATAAGGACAGCTATGCACTCGTAGCCCTCAATGGTGGTGCTACTTTCACAGATTGCCCAGCTGGTACTTATACAGACTTGGTAACAGGCAAGATTTACACAGGTCCTACTATCACCGTTGATGCTCCTAATAATCAGGGTCAGGTTCGCGTACTCGTGAAAGACTGGACTGGTGGCAAGCTCATTGAGGATGGCGCTTTCATCTACGAAACTGCTGCTCAGCATAAGGGTGGTCAGACCTATGATGGTAATGAAGAGGCTGGTACAACTTGGATTGATGAGGCTCCTATTCAGCCTGCAAGCGTTTCATTCTCACAGGCAGGTGGATCATTCCGCACTGAGACTATTAACATGACAGTTACTCTCTCTGAAGACGCTAAGTCTGGTTGGTATCAGATACAAGGCCAGGATAAGGTGAACTTGACTCCTGGTGTGAGTGAGAACCTTACCATCGGCGAAGGTATGAACTTTGGCGACACCAAGACTGTTGATTGGAGCGCAGAGGGCCAGGACGGTAAAGTGAAGAGCGGTAGCTTGACCTTCACCAAGGTAGATCCTAATGCTTCTATCATGGTATATGTAAAGGCTGCTAATGCTCCTCACATCCATGCTTGGACAACAGGTACAGACGGCAAAGACTTGACAGGCGCATGGCCTGGTAAGGTAATGGCCGGTCCTGTGGAGATTGATGGTGCTAAATACTGGACTTACTCTTTCGATGGCGTAGAGAATTTCAATGTCATCTTGAATAATGGAAATGGTGCACAGTCTGGTGAAATCACTGGTATCACAGGCGATATCCACTTGGAGTATGATGGTGGTACAAGTGCCAAGAAGATTGACGCTCCTGTCAATACTGCAGCCAAGGTTACTTTGAGTCCTAATGGTGGTGACTTCCAGAAGACTATCTCCGTAACAGCAACCCTCAGCAACAATGCCAAGAGCGGTTGGTATAAGATTGGTGATGGCGAGCAGGTGGCTTTTACTCCTGGTAAGGCTGCTACTTTTACTCTCGGTGCTGACATGATGGAAGGCGAGAGCAAGACTGTAACTTGGAGCGCAACCAATACTGACAATGAAACCAATACTGGTTCTGCAACCTTCAACAAGATAAAAGAGGTAGTTATTCCTACTCCAACAGGTATCTTCGCTTACTTCCTCGCTCCTGCAGAATGGAGTGACATCCACGTATGGGCTTGGAATGATGCAGACAACTTTACCGGTGGTACCTGGCCAGGTGTAAGCTGTATCAAGACTGACATGAAGAAGAATGGTCTGGATGTCTGGATGTGGAAGTTTGATGGTGATTTGACAGGTGCTCCTACTAATATTATCTTCAACAATAATGGTAATGGTGTCAACCAGACAGAAACTTTTGCTTTCGTCAACGGTGCAGTTTATGACCGCAACGGTAAGACCAATGAGAAGATTGACGCTCCTGTCAATACTGCAGCCAAGGTTACTTTGAGTCCTAATGGTGGTGACTTCCAGAAGACTATCTCCGTAACAGCAACCCTCAGCAACAATGCCAAGAGCGGTTGGTATAAGATTGGTGATGGCGAGCAGGTGGCTTTTACTCCTGGTAAGGCTGCTACTTTCACTCTCGGTGCTGACATGATGGAAGGCGAGAGCAAGACTGTAACTTGGAGCGCAACCAATACTGACAATGAAACCAATACTGGTTCTGCAACCTTCACCAAGATAAAAGAGGTAGTTATTCCTACTCCAACAGGTATCTTCGCTTACTTCCTCGCTCCTGCAGAATGGAGTGACATCCACGTATGGGCTTGGAATGATGCAGACAACTTTACCGGTGGTACCTGGCCAGGTGTAAGCTGTACTAAGACTGACATGAAGAAGAATGGTCTGGATGTCTGGATGTGGAAGTTTGATGGTGATTTGACAGGTGCTCCTACTAATATTATCTTCAACAATAATGGTAATGGTGTCAACCAGACAGAAACTTTTGCTTTCGTCAACGGTGCAGTTTATGACCGCAACGGTAAGACCAATGCTTTCGAGAACGGTGCAGTTTATTACCGCAACGGTAAGACCAATGAGTCTGCCTCAACAGGTATCAACCAGGTAGGTTGCAAGAAGGCTCCTGCTAAGTTGCAGATTTACTCTATCAATGGTGTGAAGGTAGCCGAAGTGAACAAGGTTTCTGATGCAGAGTATGTCCTGTCTCCAGGTATGTACATCTGCAATGGCAAGAAGTTTGTTATCAAGTAG
- a CDS encoding RNA polymerase-binding protein DksA — MANEKLRYSDQELEEFRAIIDEKLKVAKQTYHDCMAQLNHSDSNDVVDTSPTYKALEEGSEAQSKEEIIQMAQRQQKFIKGLEAALVRIQNKTYGIDRETGELIPKERLRAVPHATLSVASKEARKK, encoded by the coding sequence ATGGCTAACGAAAAACTACGTTATAGCGATCAGGAGCTCGAGGAGTTCCGCGCTATTATTGATGAGAAATTGAAGGTGGCAAAGCAGACTTATCATGATTGCATGGCTCAGCTGAACCACTCAGACAGTAATGATGTGGTAGATACATCACCAACCTACAAGGCTCTTGAGGAGGGTAGTGAAGCACAAAGCAAAGAAGAAATCATCCAGATGGCCCAGCGTCAGCAGAAGTTCATCAAGGGATTGGAAGCAGCTTTGGTTCGTATCCAGAACAAGACCTATGGTATTGACCGCGAAACAGGTGAGTTGATTCCTAAGGAGCGTTTGCGTGCTGTACCTCATGCCACTTTGAGTGTAGCTTCTAAGGAGGCTAGAAAAAAGTAA